CTATTTTAGGTTCCTCCTTTAGTTTCAGTCTTAGCGACTTAAGTCCGGAAACCACTTACTATGTCAGGGCATACATCACTTTGAACTCACTTGTAAGTTACAGTAACCAATTATCTTTTACCACATACCCTTCCACCGGCAAACCAATACAGAACGCTGCAATTTATCCACTATCACTCAATTGTACAGGGGTAATAATAGGATTTAATCCTTTAGACAATATCAGAAATTATCCGATAACGGAAAAGGGAATTTGTCTGGCAACGACCCCCAATCCAACCGTTAAAGATAAAACAGGTTACATTGAACAAAGCTCCATTGAAATTGGAAGTGTCACCTACCAATATAGATGTGAGGTAGACCATCTGCAACCCGGGACTCTAAATTATGCGAGATCATTTTTTATCTACGGGACTGAAGTATTTTACGGTGATGAAATATCTTTCTCGACCAATAGTGCACCCCTGGCTACAATTACAAGTATTACCGAGATAACCCAAACCTCAGCAAAAGTCAATGCGAAGACAATAGCAAATGGTTCCTATATAGTGGAGAGAGGTATTAGCTATAGCACACTTCCTGATGCTGCATCCCATGATCAAAAAGATATAGAACAGGAGGTGCAAAGTTATTGTCCACCCGAAGAATTCTCGGTAACTTTAACAAACCTGACCCCGGGTACCCTTTATTATGTCAGATCATTTGTCGGAGTTATGACGGGAATTGA
This genomic window from Bacteroidota bacterium contains:
- a CDS encoding fibronectin type III domain-containing protein, which translates into the protein MKKRFVFFLIMLFVLSGLRCSLEKDPPDSGSIIPPRNDSVVNSVLPTLALSYIKVFKINGTIVEIYGKITDPGRGCEHAMYGICWSTKPDPTINDPKIVNSPILGSSFSFSLSDLSPETTYYVRAYITLNSLVSYSNQLSFTTYPSTGKPIQNAAIYPLSLNCTGVIIGFNPLDNIRNYPITEKGICLATTPNPTVKDKTGYIEQSSIEIGSVTYQYRCEVDHLQPGTLNYARSFFIYGTEVFYGDEISFSTNSAPLATITSITEITQTSAKVNAKTIANGSYIVERGISYSTLPDAASHDQKDIEQEVQSYCPPEEFSVTLTNLTPGTLYYVRSFVGVMTGIEYGDQLFAHSDEVTFTTKN